The sequence CCGGCAGCGAGCAGCCGGGCGAGGTCACCGAGGTCTGGACCTTCGCTCGTCGCCCGAACGGCGGCTGGGAATTGTCGGCGATCCAGCAGGCCAATTGATCGCAGACGAGATGAGGAACCAGGGCGTCGTGCTTCGGCACGGCGCCCTTTTCTTTTGGGCGTCTCGCAGCGCGGCATCGGAATAAGCGGGCGTGCGTCGGGTTGAAAATCAGGCGGCCAACGAAAACACAACCGGGAGGACAAGATGATCCGTATCGAGAGATCCGTGGCGATTTCAGGGCTCGCGCTCACGCTGGCCTTGCTCGCAGCGCCATCCGTGCACGCGCAGTCAGCCGACATGACGTTCTTCGTGACCTCCAGCGGCCCGGGCAAGGGAGCCGATCTCGGCGGCCTGGAGGGGGCCGATGCGCAATGCGCGAGGCTCGCGCAGACCGGCGGCGCCGGCCCCAAAACCTGGCGCGCTTATCTGTCGACGCAGGCTGCCGACGGCAAGCCGGCCGTCAACGCCCGCGACCGCATTGGCAAGGGACCGTGGCAGAACGCCAAGGGCGCGGTGATCGCAAAGGACGTTGCCGACCTGCACAGCGCGGCCAACAATCTCACCAAGCAGACCGCGCTCAGCGAGAAGGGGGAGGTTATCAACGGCGCCGGCGACACGCCGAACCGGCACGACATCCTCACGGGATCGCAGGCCGACGGCACCGCATTTGCCGCAGGCGACGACAAGACCTGCAAGAACTGGACGTCGAGCACGCAAGGCGCGGCGGTCGTCGGCCACGCCGATCGTAAGGGCCTGCGCGATGACGAGCCGTCGAAGTCCTGGAACAGCTCTCACCCCTCGCGCGGTCCGGACGGCGGCTGCTCGCAGGCCGATCTGAAGAGCACCGGCGGCGACGGCCTGCTGTATTGTTTCGCGGCGAATTGAGGGGCTGAGTTCTTTCCTTCGTCATTGCGAGGAGCTCTTGCGACGAAGCAATCCAGACTGTCTCCGCAGAGGCATTTCTGGATTGCTTCGCTACGCTCGCAATGACGGCGAATACCGCCGTTCCGTCCAACCCTGACGGAACCTTCGGCTGCATGCTAGATTGGTCCGGTTGCCCCCACGCTCACGGACCCCTCCCATGAAATACGAACTCTACTACTGGCCCGAGATCCAGGGCCGCGGCGAATATGTGCGGCTGGCATTGGAGGAGGCGGGTGCCGCTTACGTCGATGTCGCGCGCGCTGCGCGCGGCTCGGCTGCGATGATGAAGATGATGGAAGCGCAGAAGGGCACGCCGCCCTTTGCGCCGCCGTTCCTGAAAGCGGGCAAGCTCGTGATCGGCCAGACCGCCAATATCCTGCTCTATCTCGGCAGCCGCCACGGATTGGCGCCGAAGCCGGAAGCCGGCCGGCTCTGGGTGCACCAGCTCCAGCTCACCATCACCGACTTCGTGGTCGAGATTCACGACACCCACCATCCGCTCGGGCCTTCGATGTACTACGAGGACCAGAAGGCGCCGGCGAAGAAACGCACGGCCGATTTCTGGGACGAGCGCGTGCCGAAATATCTCGGCTATTTCGAGCAGCTTCTCGCCGGCAACGGCGGCGCCTACGTCACCGGTCGCCGGCTCACCTATGTCGACCTTTCGCTATTCCAGATCGTCGCCGGACTGCGCTACGCGTTTCCGAAGCGCATGAAAGCGTTCGAGACGGACATCCCGGGCCTCGTCGGCCTGCACGACCGCGTTGCCGCGCGCCCGAACATCAAGGCCTATCTCGACAGCGAACGCCGCATTCCGTTCAACGAGCAGGGCATCTTCCGCCGCTATCGCGAGCTGGACAATTAGTCGGTCCAGAAGACCTCCGCCTGTCGTACGGGCGTATGCGCACTCACCACACACCGGGCACCAGGCGATAGCGCACCCGCGCGGCATAATCGATGTAGCCCGGCAGGCCCTCGCGCAACGTGCGCTCCTCGATGCCGATGCGAACGACAAACAGCGCAAGGAACAGCGGCGCCATCGCCAGTCCCCACCACGAGCCCAGCAGCAGCGGCAGGCCGGCGAAGAACAGGATCATGCCGCTGTACATGGGATGACGCACATGCGCGTAGGGCCCGGTCGAGATCACGCGCTGCGCGCGCTCGGCTTGCAGCTTCACCACGGGCGCGGCGAACGAGTTCTCACGGAACACTGACATCGTGAACAGCATGCAGAGCACGAACAGCACGAAGCCGAGGACCTGCAGGGCAAGCGGCATGTCGGACCAAAGCCAACGCCGGTCGAGCCCCATCACGACCAGCCAGGCCAGCATCGCTGCAATGAGGGCGGTGACGAAGGCCTTGTCGGCCGGCGGCTGGTCCTTCTGGATGACCGGACGGAGGCGCTCCGCCAGCAGCGCCGGATCGAGCCGGTAGAGCCACCAGCCGCAGAGCGGACCGAGCAGGGCGGAGGTGATGAGGAACAGCCAGGCCGACGGCCAGTGCAGCGTGCCGGCGGACGCGAACAGCAGCGCGCCCATCGCGACGGTGAAGATCGTGTTCTGCAGCAGAAGGCGGACGATCATGCGCAGCTCTCAGACCCGAGCGCGCACGAGTGTGGTCCCGCTATCCGGCAAAGATGCGGCCGGACACGCGAAAAGCCCGATCGACCGGATCGGGCGTTTCATCTCTGGCAAAGCCGATCAGGCGAGCTGATCGATCCGCGTGCCCTGACCCGGCGGCAGCGGCGCGGGCGGCTGCGGCTTGTAGGTCGGATCAGTGTCCTTGGTCTTGGTCTGGTCGTCTTGCGGCTTGGTCGTGTCGTAGCTCGGCACCACGATCGCGATCGGCGGCGGCGCAACGGTGGAAACCTTCATCCACAAATCCTCACACATGGAAACAATTCAGCCTGCCCCGACAGGAGCGAAATTTCCTTCAAGGCAATCGTTAAAATGCGAGGGATTGGTGGGTGGGAGAGGCTGTTCTTGCGCCTCATCCGCGTGATGTGATGGCGACGCCGAGACCTCTCCCCGTCATTGCGAGGAGCAAAGCGACGAAGCAATCCAGACTGTCACCGCGGAGGGATTCTGGATTGCTTCGCTACGCTCGCAATGACGGAGTGTGTGGTGGCTGGTGTCGCGACACGTGCGCCGCCGTGTCCGCTGCAAGAGAGAAGGCGAAGTCCCTTCTACTCGTCCTTGCCGCGCGTGATCGCGATCGACGCATCTGTCTTAGTGCGGGTGCATTCCATGTTGAGCCGCCGGTAGCGCATGCTGATCTTGTCGCCGCGCAACAGGCCCATCCGTTTCAGGCAGCGCGTCGCGCCCGTCGTGGTGTCGTCCTTGGTCACGGTGAAGACGATCGCCGCCATCGATCCCACCAGCGCAAGGAATTCCGGCGTCGGCTTCCGATCGCCCTTGGCATAGAGCTCGATCGAATACTTGTCGCCGCGGCAACCCACCGACAGCTCCTTGGCGGCCGGGTGCGTCAGGTACACGATGTTGGCGGCCCGGAAATTCACCTTGAGGCGATCGATCTGGTTTGCCAGCTCCTTGGCGCTGTCGTCACAGCGATCGGCGCGCGCGGGCGAGGCGAGAGCCACAAGTCCGGTGATGGCGGCGGCGACCAGAATCGCGCCGCGGACGTTCAGTTTGAAAATCATGATGAAATGCCCCTGAGGGCGCGCATTCAACCTTCGTCGCGCGCGGAGCGCAAGGGTGCATCCGGACCTTTCCCGGAGACAATGGCGGCCGCGCATCTTTGCCGACA is a genomic window of Bradyrhizobium sp. CB1717 containing:
- a CDS encoding lectin, producing the protein MIRIERSVAISGLALTLALLAAPSVHAQSADMTFFVTSSGPGKGADLGGLEGADAQCARLAQTGGAGPKTWRAYLSTQAADGKPAVNARDRIGKGPWQNAKGAVIAKDVADLHSAANNLTKQTALSEKGEVINGAGDTPNRHDILTGSQADGTAFAAGDDKTCKNWTSSTQGAAVVGHADRKGLRDDEPSKSWNSSHPSRGPDGGCSQADLKSTGGDGLLYCFAAN
- a CDS encoding glutathione S-transferase, giving the protein MKYELYYWPEIQGRGEYVRLALEEAGAAYVDVARAARGSAAMMKMMEAQKGTPPFAPPFLKAGKLVIGQTANILLYLGSRHGLAPKPEAGRLWVHQLQLTITDFVVEIHDTHHPLGPSMYYEDQKAPAKKRTADFWDERVPKYLGYFEQLLAGNGGAYVTGRRLTYVDLSLFQIVAGLRYAFPKRMKAFETDIPGLVGLHDRVAARPNIKAYLDSERRIPFNEQGIFRRYRELDN
- a CDS encoding isoprenylcysteine carboxylmethyltransferase family protein, coding for MIVRLLLQNTIFTVAMGALLFASAGTLHWPSAWLFLITSALLGPLCGWWLYRLDPALLAERLRPVIQKDQPPADKAFVTALIAAMLAWLVVMGLDRRWLWSDMPLALQVLGFVLFVLCMLFTMSVFRENSFAAPVVKLQAERAQRVISTGPYAHVRHPMYSGMILFFAGLPLLLGSWWGLAMAPLFLALFVVRIGIEERTLREGLPGYIDYAARVRYRLVPGVW